A window of Acinonyx jubatus isolate Ajub_Pintada_27869175 chromosome E4, VMU_Ajub_asm_v1.0, whole genome shotgun sequence contains these coding sequences:
- the TOR1AIP1 gene encoding torsin-1A-interacting protein 1 isoform X1 has translation MAGDGRRAEPGREGWGLYVTPRPPLREGRRRLAPQNGGGSDAPAYGIPSPSRPGRREVRFSEEPPEVYGDFEPRVAKEKSPARRRVPLEEFRPDSEKEEVRESAYYLRSRQRRQPRLQEAEEMKTRRTTRLQQQQSQQPLLEPSPVTTRRGLRDSHSSEEDEPSSQTILSQTVSKKTIQRTQEIPVLSEDPVISLCRRPLRSPRPDSAYKTNGNTKMSELEATSSQQKVNFSEGEETEQDDQDSSDSDITILKVRSGDSLDSGDQTTKSSQYPESLWRSSQSRDFITLDKQPSVLSSGYQKKPQEWFEQSTRIRTKMQTSSPDRSSIYGSFSDDDSIQKSELGNQFPSTSSQKAAGQPKSASFVKMKWWCLLVLVASFAIGSFLFVCTPEVKTTPVQEFQNQMKQLMNKYQGQDEKLWKRSLTFLERHLNSSQPRPQPAILLLTAARDAEEALKCLSEQIADAYSSFHSVRAIRIDGADKATQDSDTVKEEVDWELSNGFTNGQNAAVVHRFESLPAGSTLIFYKYCDHENAAFKDVALVLTVLLEEETLGTSLGLKEIEEKVRDFLKVKFTNADTPNSHKHMDPDKLSGLWSRISHLVLPVQPENALKSGICL, from the exons ATGGCGGGCGACGGGAGGCGGGCGGAGccggggagggaaggatgggggcTATACGTCACACCCCGGCCCCCCTTGCGGGAGGGTAGGCGCCGGCTCGCCCCTCAAAATGGCGGCGGCAGTGACGCGCCTGCGTACGGAATTCCTTCGCCGTCGCGCCCCGGCCGGCGGGAAGTGAGGTTCTCGGAAGAGCCGCCAGAAGTGTACGGCGACTTCGAGCCCCGGGTAGCCAAGGAAAAGTCCCCGGCGAGAAGACGAGTCCCGCTAGAAGAGTTCCGGCCTGATTCtgagaaagaggaagtgagagaaagcGCCTACTACCTTCGTTCTCGGCAGAGGAGGCAGCCGCGACTCCAGGAAGCCGAGGAGATGAAGACGCGAAGGACTACCCGTCTACAGCAGCAGCAGTCACAGCAGCCTCTGCTAGAGCCGTCTCCGGTTACGACCAGGAGAGGGTTACGGGACTCTCATTCCTCTGAAG AGGATGAACCATCTTCACAAACTATTTTAAGCCAAACAGTCTCAAAGAAAACTATCCAGAGAACACAAGAAATTCCAG TGCTGAGTGAAGATCCTGTAATCAGCCTGTGTAGACGCCCCCTAAGAAGCCCAAGACCTG ATTCGGCatacaaaacaaatggaaatactaAAATGAGTGAATTAG aagCCACCAGCAGCCAACAGAAGGTCAATTTTTCTGAAggag aagaaACTGAACAAGACGATCAAGACAGCTCTGACAGTGATATTACTATTCTTAAGGTCAGATCCGGGGATTCTCTTGATTCTGGAG atCAAACTACGAAATCAAGTCAATATCCAGAATCACTTTGGCGGTCATCACAAA GTCGAGACTTCATAACTCTTGATAAGCAACCTTCAGTGCTAA GCTCGGGATATCAAAAAAAACCTCAGGAATGGTTTGAACAATCCACAAGAATAAGGACTAAGATGCAAA CATCATCACCAGACAGGAGTTCAATATATGGCAGTTTTTCAGATG ATGACAGCATTCAGAAATCAGAACTTGGAAACCAGTTTCCATCAACTTCCAGCCAAA aaGCAGCTGGACAACCCAAAAGTGCATCTTTTGTCAAGATGAAGTGGTGGTGCCTGCTCGTTCTGGTAGCTTCTTTCGCCATCGGGAGTTTTCTCTTCGTTTGTACTCCTGAGGTAAAAACCACTCCTGTTCAAGAGTTCCAGAACCAGATGAAACAACTTATGAATAAGTACCAAGGTCAAGATGAGAAGCTGTGGAAAAGGAGCCTTACATTCCTAGAAAGACATCTGAATAGCTCCCAGCCTCGGCCTCAGCCTGCTATCTTGCTGCTCACTGCTGCTCGAGATGCTGAAGAAGCACTGAAGTGTCTGAGTGAACAAATTGCTGATGCCTACTCTTCTTTCCACAGTGTCCGTGCCATCCGGATTGATGGGGCGGACAAAGCTACTCAAGACAGTGATACTGTCAAAGAAGAGGTAGACTGGGAACTGAGCAATGGGTTCACGAATGGCCAGAACGCAGCGGTGGTACATCGCTTTGAGTCACTGCCTGCAGGCTCCACTTTGATCTTCTATAAGTATTGTGACCATGAAAATGCAGCCTTCAAAGATGTAGCCTTAGTCCTGACTGTCTTGTTGGAGGAGGAGACGCTTGGAACCAGTCTAGGCCTAAAGGAGATTGAAGAAAAAGTGAGAGATTTCCTCAAAGTCAAGTTCACCAACGCTGACACACCCAACTCCCACAAACATATGGACCCGGATAAATTGAGTGGGCTCTGGAGCCGTATTTCTCACTTGGTCCTGCCTGTCCAACCTGAAAATGCCCTGAAAAGTGGCATCTGCTTATAA
- the TOR1AIP1 gene encoding torsin-1A-interacting protein 1 isoform X2, protein MAGDGRRAEPGREGWGLYVTPRPPLREGRRRLAPQNGGGSDAPAYGIPSPSRPGRREVRFSEEPPEVYGDFEPRVAKEKSPARRRVPLEEFRPDSEKEEVRESAYYLRSRQRRQPRLQEAEEMKTRRTTRLQQQQSQQPLLEPSPVTTRRGLRDSHSSEEDEPSSQTILSQTVSKKTIQRTQEIPVLSEDPVISLCRRPLRSPRPEATSSQQKVNFSEGEETEQDDQDSSDSDITILKVRSGDSLDSGDQTTKSSQYPESLWRSSQSRDFITLDKQPSVLSSGYQKKPQEWFEQSTRIRTKMQTSSPDRSSIYGSFSDDDSIQKSELGNQFPSTSSQKAAGQPKSASFVKMKWWCLLVLVASFAIGSFLFVCTPEVKTTPVQEFQNQMKQLMNKYQGQDEKLWKRSLTFLERHLNSSQPRPQPAILLLTAARDAEEALKCLSEQIADAYSSFHSVRAIRIDGADKATQDSDTVKEEVDWELSNGFTNGQNAAVVHRFESLPAGSTLIFYKYCDHENAAFKDVALVLTVLLEEETLGTSLGLKEIEEKVRDFLKVKFTNADTPNSHKHMDPDKLSGLWSRISHLVLPVQPENALKSGICL, encoded by the exons ATGGCGGGCGACGGGAGGCGGGCGGAGccggggagggaaggatgggggcTATACGTCACACCCCGGCCCCCCTTGCGGGAGGGTAGGCGCCGGCTCGCCCCTCAAAATGGCGGCGGCAGTGACGCGCCTGCGTACGGAATTCCTTCGCCGTCGCGCCCCGGCCGGCGGGAAGTGAGGTTCTCGGAAGAGCCGCCAGAAGTGTACGGCGACTTCGAGCCCCGGGTAGCCAAGGAAAAGTCCCCGGCGAGAAGACGAGTCCCGCTAGAAGAGTTCCGGCCTGATTCtgagaaagaggaagtgagagaaagcGCCTACTACCTTCGTTCTCGGCAGAGGAGGCAGCCGCGACTCCAGGAAGCCGAGGAGATGAAGACGCGAAGGACTACCCGTCTACAGCAGCAGCAGTCACAGCAGCCTCTGCTAGAGCCGTCTCCGGTTACGACCAGGAGAGGGTTACGGGACTCTCATTCCTCTGAAG AGGATGAACCATCTTCACAAACTATTTTAAGCCAAACAGTCTCAAAGAAAACTATCCAGAGAACACAAGAAATTCCAG TGCTGAGTGAAGATCCTGTAATCAGCCTGTGTAGACGCCCCCTAAGAAGCCCAAGACCTG aagCCACCAGCAGCCAACAGAAGGTCAATTTTTCTGAAggag aagaaACTGAACAAGACGATCAAGACAGCTCTGACAGTGATATTACTATTCTTAAGGTCAGATCCGGGGATTCTCTTGATTCTGGAG atCAAACTACGAAATCAAGTCAATATCCAGAATCACTTTGGCGGTCATCACAAA GTCGAGACTTCATAACTCTTGATAAGCAACCTTCAGTGCTAA GCTCGGGATATCAAAAAAAACCTCAGGAATGGTTTGAACAATCCACAAGAATAAGGACTAAGATGCAAA CATCATCACCAGACAGGAGTTCAATATATGGCAGTTTTTCAGATG ATGACAGCATTCAGAAATCAGAACTTGGAAACCAGTTTCCATCAACTTCCAGCCAAA aaGCAGCTGGACAACCCAAAAGTGCATCTTTTGTCAAGATGAAGTGGTGGTGCCTGCTCGTTCTGGTAGCTTCTTTCGCCATCGGGAGTTTTCTCTTCGTTTGTACTCCTGAGGTAAAAACCACTCCTGTTCAAGAGTTCCAGAACCAGATGAAACAACTTATGAATAAGTACCAAGGTCAAGATGAGAAGCTGTGGAAAAGGAGCCTTACATTCCTAGAAAGACATCTGAATAGCTCCCAGCCTCGGCCTCAGCCTGCTATCTTGCTGCTCACTGCTGCTCGAGATGCTGAAGAAGCACTGAAGTGTCTGAGTGAACAAATTGCTGATGCCTACTCTTCTTTCCACAGTGTCCGTGCCATCCGGATTGATGGGGCGGACAAAGCTACTCAAGACAGTGATACTGTCAAAGAAGAGGTAGACTGGGAACTGAGCAATGGGTTCACGAATGGCCAGAACGCAGCGGTGGTACATCGCTTTGAGTCACTGCCTGCAGGCTCCACTTTGATCTTCTATAAGTATTGTGACCATGAAAATGCAGCCTTCAAAGATGTAGCCTTAGTCCTGACTGTCTTGTTGGAGGAGGAGACGCTTGGAACCAGTCTAGGCCTAAAGGAGATTGAAGAAAAAGTGAGAGATTTCCTCAAAGTCAAGTTCACCAACGCTGACACACCCAACTCCCACAAACATATGGACCCGGATAAATTGAGTGGGCTCTGGAGCCGTATTTCTCACTTGGTCCTGCCTGTCCAACCTGAAAATGCCCTGAAAAGTGGCATCTGCTTATAA